A genomic segment from Ruegeria sp. TM1040 encodes:
- a CDS encoding DUF1353 domain-containing protein, with amino-acid sequence MSRQTGSSSNWYIRRGDGYLTTSEIAWEIGAKGSGLFLYVPPGFAFDVSIPRWAGWIFDRHDPRYLKAAALHDYALHRLGWGRVSAAAPFSEALRAAGVSRIRRLAMVLAVTIHKWR; translated from the coding sequence ATGAGCAGACAGACGGGCTCTTCGTCTAACTGGTACATCCGCCGCGGGGACGGATACCTAACCACATCTGAAATCGCATGGGAGATCGGGGCCAAGGGCTCCGGTCTCTTTCTCTACGTGCCTCCGGGCTTTGCCTTTGACGTCTCGATTCCTCGCTGGGCCGGGTGGATCTTCGACCGGCACGATCCCCGCTATCTCAAAGCCGCCGCGCTGCATGATTACGCCCTCCACCGGCTCGGCTGGGGGCGGGTCAGCGCGGCTGCACCCTTTTCCGAAGCGCTGCGCGCCGCTGGCGTCTCGCGCATCCGCAGGCTGGCAATGGTTCTGGCCGTCACTATCCACAAATGGAGATGA
- a CDS encoding glycoside hydrolase family 108 protein, which translates to MQKNFDRSLDWVLAHEGGYVNHPKDPGGATNMGVTQRTYDADLRRRQLSSRSVKLITMEEVKAIYRSQYWDKVGGDELPGGLDYCVFDFAVNSGVSRAVKFMQRQLGVKADGIVGVNTMEAVDRADVEGLIQSICQARFSWLKKLRHWGTFGRGWTRRVMGESLGVQARDTGVIDRAVYLHRELAVIHAPSYREDGSGARAEDGERSLSATVKELITSGKGWTNGGALGGGAIALTQLQGPVAYALAAVLLIAAVTAALYFLRSQEAEA; encoded by the coding sequence ATGCAGAAGAACTTCGACCGAAGCCTTGATTGGGTTCTGGCCCATGAAGGCGGTTATGTGAACCACCCCAAGGATCCGGGGGGAGCCACGAATATGGGTGTCACTCAGCGCACGTATGATGCCGATCTGCGGCGTCGTCAGCTCTCATCTCGCAGCGTGAAACTGATCACCATGGAAGAGGTGAAGGCGATCTATCGCAGCCAATACTGGGACAAGGTGGGTGGCGATGAGCTTCCCGGGGGCTTGGACTACTGCGTCTTTGACTTCGCGGTAAATAGCGGTGTTTCGCGCGCAGTGAAGTTCATGCAGCGCCAGCTCGGCGTCAAGGCTGATGGGATTGTCGGGGTGAACACCATGGAAGCCGTAGACCGCGCGGACGTCGAAGGGTTGATCCAGTCTATCTGTCAGGCTCGGTTCTCCTGGCTGAAGAAGCTGCGCCACTGGGGCACGTTTGGCCGCGGCTGGACACGCCGGGTGATGGGGGAAAGCCTCGGCGTTCAGGCGCGCGACACCGGCGTGATCGATCGCGCTGTCTACCTCCATCGTGAACTTGCCGTCATTCACGCGCCGTCCTATCGCGAGGATGGTTCGGGGGCCCGCGCCGAGGACGGTGAACGGAGCCTGTCTGCCACGGTCAAGGAGTTGATCACGTCTGGTAAGGGGTGGACCAATGGCGGCGCTTTGGGTGGCGGCGCAATCGCCCTCACACAGCTTCAAGGCCCTGTTGCCTACGCCTTGGCCGCTGTGCTTCTGATTGCTGCTGTGACCGCCGCTCTGTACTTCCTGCGATCGCAGGAGGCTGAGGCATGA
- a CDS encoding response regulator transcription factor — protein MRVLLADDHDMVREAIAAYLTADGEIDVKAVCDAHAAFDAMQTDVSFDLVILDYQMPGMNSIEVLKRALVANGGKGVAILSGSGSPGLAKEVLDAGAVGFVPKTISGLTLLNAVKFMCAGEIFIPHDLLRESTVAPTHPLLDGLSPRQIQVLEGVCNAKTNKEIARELELEEVTIKFHVRTLCRKLEVQNRTQAALAAKSAGLF, from the coding sequence ATGCGTGTGCTACTGGCCGATGACCATGATATGGTGCGTGAAGCGATTGCCGCTTACCTCACCGCTGACGGTGAAATCGATGTCAAGGCGGTCTGTGATGCCCACGCCGCATTCGATGCTATGCAGACCGACGTATCGTTCGATCTAGTCATTCTAGACTACCAGATGCCGGGTATGAACAGTATCGAGGTCCTGAAGAGAGCTCTCGTGGCAAATGGCGGGAAAGGTGTAGCTATTCTCTCTGGTAGTGGCTCACCAGGTCTTGCAAAGGAAGTTCTTGACGCTGGGGCAGTCGGGTTTGTGCCCAAGACTATCAGTGGCCTTACTCTTTTGAACGCAGTGAAGTTTATGTGCGCTGGCGAAATCTTTATCCCGCATGACTTGCTACGCGAGAGTACAGTCGCACCAACTCACCCCCTCTTGGATGGTCTCAGCCCGCGGCAAATCCAAGTATTGGAGGGCGTGTGTAATGCCAAGACCAACAAAGAAATTGCTCGTGAGCTGGAGCTGGAAGAAGTGACCATAAAGTTCCATGTTCGAACGTTATGCAGAAAGCTCGAAGTCCAAAACCGAACACAGGCAGCTTTGGCTGCGAAGTCAGCCGGTTTGTTCTAG
- a CDS encoding response regulator: MSTSSPIGSIMLIDDNEIDHRMCKRVVERSGLVGEFITFLSAEEALDHLRQAGDRPVVDAILLDVNMPRMDGFEFLETATAELGERFARVVVMMLTTSLNPRDKERAQQFSVVRDYCNKPLIIEYLQRLADILANDPETAK; encoded by the coding sequence ATGAGCACTTCATCTCCCATTGGCTCGATAATGCTCATCGACGATAACGAGATTGACCATCGCATGTGCAAACGAGTGGTCGAACGCTCAGGGTTGGTCGGGGAATTTATAACGTTTCTTTCAGCGGAAGAGGCGCTTGACCACTTGAGGCAGGCAGGCGACAGACCGGTAGTGGATGCAATCCTGCTAGACGTTAACATGCCCCGCATGGATGGGTTCGAGTTTTTGGAAACCGCGACAGCGGAATTGGGTGAACGCTTCGCACGTGTCGTCGTCATGATGCTCACAACCTCGCTCAACCCAAGAGACAAAGAACGTGCGCAACAATTCTCTGTAGTGAGAGACTACTGCAACAAACCGCTCATCATAGAATATCTACAACGATTGGCAGATATTTTGGCGAATGATCCTGAGACGGCCAAATGA
- a CDS encoding sensor histidine kinase, whose product MTKNAQAVSKPTSAKHYLEEELDALFQQDAEAWRFVQQGSLDGVWYWDLKQPDKEWMSPEMWALFGIDPTTKRHDPSEWQDIIFKEDLEVALKNFEKHCADPNHPYDQIVRYRHADGSTVWVRCRGIAIRDETGKPIRMLGAHNDLTAVKLAEERANTACRETAAANEELRSFAYSISHDLKSPTNTMDMLLREIAIADDGGMSEEQRELLHTAQETANRMRSLVDDMLDYTRLIGEEPVWESVSLYDTGTRVRDMLGSLVAETGAKISIDENLPNVSGNPTQLRVLLQNLIENAIKYRDPSRPPVVVVSKLHAADTNETGFSVADNGLGIAEGHQDRVFEMFKRLHREDEVAGAGLGLTLCRRVALNHGGDIQVSSKLGQGTTFTVSFPERNT is encoded by the coding sequence ATGACAAAAAATGCACAAGCAGTTTCCAAGCCAACCTCTGCAAAACACTACCTAGAAGAAGAGCTTGATGCACTCTTCCAACAGGATGCGGAGGCTTGGCGTTTTGTTCAGCAAGGGTCGCTTGACGGGGTTTGGTACTGGGATCTTAAGCAGCCTGACAAAGAATGGATGAGCCCCGAGATGTGGGCGCTATTTGGCATAGATCCCACCACAAAGCGTCACGACCCGTCAGAGTGGCAGGACATCATTTTCAAAGAAGACCTCGAGGTTGCTCTCAAGAATTTTGAAAAGCACTGCGCAGATCCCAATCACCCCTATGATCAGATTGTGCGGTATCGTCACGCCGATGGATCGACGGTTTGGGTCCGGTGTCGAGGCATTGCTATCCGTGACGAAACAGGAAAACCCATCCGTATGTTGGGCGCGCACAATGACCTGACGGCGGTCAAACTTGCTGAGGAAAGAGCAAACACTGCCTGCAGGGAAACTGCTGCTGCCAATGAAGAACTGCGCAGCTTTGCGTATAGTATTTCCCATGATCTCAAGTCCCCCACTAATACAATGGACATGCTCCTGCGAGAGATCGCTATTGCGGACGATGGTGGCATGTCAGAAGAACAGCGCGAGCTGCTGCATACGGCGCAAGAAACGGCGAATAGAATGCGCAGCCTTGTTGATGACATGCTGGACTACACGCGGTTAATTGGCGAGGAGCCTGTGTGGGAGAGCGTTTCGCTTTACGATACCGGGACGCGTGTTCGGGATATGCTGGGATCGCTCGTGGCCGAGACAGGTGCCAAAATTTCGATCGACGAAAACCTTCCCAATGTGTCAGGCAACCCCACCCAGTTGAGGGTATTATTACAAAACCTTATCGAGAACGCCATCAAGTACCGCGATCCCTCGCGTCCGCCGGTTGTGGTTGTTTCTAAACTCCACGCTGCTGACACGAATGAAACTGGTTTTTCGGTAGCCGATAACGGCTTGGGCATAGCAGAGGGGCATCAAGACCGTGTTTTCGAGATGTTCAAACGTTTACACCGCGAAGATGAAGTTGCTGGGGCGGGTTTGGGTTTAACTCTTTGCCGTCGCGTGGCGCTAAACCATGGTGGGGATATTCAAGTCTCCTCGAAGCTTGGCCAAGGAACAACTTTCACCGTATCTTTTCCGGAGCGAAACACATGA